From a region of the Penaeus vannamei isolate JL-2024 chromosome 32, ASM4276789v1, whole genome shotgun sequence genome:
- the LOC113806235 gene encoding whey acidic protein, with translation MTLGRRYVVVLALLVGFVASCSDAADSPIIFPTLKEGRCPIIRDECPPPGRISPPKCIDDASCSGDDKCCFDICLRRNTCKPPRFLF, from the exons ATG ACCCTCGGCAGGAGATACGTGGTGGTGCTGGCCCTCCTGGTAGGATTCGTGGCCTCCTGCAGCGACGCCGCTGATTCGCCAATCATCTTCCCTACCCTCAAGGAAGGCAGGTGCCCCATAATCCGTGACGAGTGCCCTCCCCCCGGCAGGATCTCGCCCCCGAAGTGTATCGACGACGCCAGCTGTTCCGGGGACGACAAGTGCTGCTTCGACATCTGCCTCAGAAGGAACACGTGCAAGCCGCCCAGGTTCCTCTTCTGA
- the LOC113806234 gene encoding salivary glue protein Sgs-3, with amino-acid sequence MVSISTPTTAVLVGYLAAAALALPVADDSASTSSRKRLSGFGDFGHMGGGGGLGISHGINAGHGLSVGVGMGHGLGAGVGLGHGAGAGLGVGVGPGHGMGAGVGLQPPIDQMEDRNYTTSTSTMSTTTIVGPYDYYTTSTTTPSPYVYTTRRFFPTSTSTTTSAPTYRTTTWPPYRMYTTSTTSAPTTTTQRPTTTTPMTTSTTSTTYWPTSTSTTTSSPTSSSTTTYTTSSSTTTRAPTTSTSTTTPYPTSSSTTTRIPTTRYYRRSTTTRTTTARPPSSTTRPSRSTTRLAASSSTTARVPTSRPTATPSPTRPSVAPTARKGETPKPAPVVIKLPFFPQFLTQTRSN; translated from the exons ATG GTATCCATCAGCACTCCGACGACGGCGGTGCTGGTGGGCTACctggccgccgccgccctcgccctccccgtCGCGGACGACTCGGCCTCCACGTCCTCCCGCAAGCGCCTCAGCGGCTTCGGCGACTTCGGGCAcatgggcggcggcgggggcctcGGCATCTCGCACGGCATCAACGCCGGCCACGGCCTCAGCGTCGGGGTGGGCATGGGGCACGGCCTGGGGGCTGGCGTCGGCCTGGGTCACGGCGCTGGCGCAGGGCTGGGCGTGGGCGTCGGGCCCGGTCACGGCatgggcgcgggcgtggggcTGCAACCGCCCATCGACCAGATGGAGGACAGGAACTACACGACGTCCACGTCCACGATGTCAACCACCACGATCGTCGGGCCCTACGACTACTACACCACGAGCACGACCACGCCGAGCCCCTACGTGTACACCACCAGGCGGTTCTTCCCGACGTCCACGTCGACCACCACGTCCGCCCCGACATACCGCACCACGACGTGGCCGCCCTACAGGATGTACACGACGTCAACAACAAGTGCCCCGACTACCACGACTCAGCGGCCAACCACCACAACACCGATGACGACGTCTACAACATCGACCACATATTGGccaacatccacatccacaaccACTTCCTCTCCAACGTCTTCCTCGACAACCAcgtacaccacctcctcctccaccacaacacgagccccaaccacctccacctcGACCACCACGCCCTACCCGACGTCCTCGAGCACAACCACGCGCATCCCGACCACAAGATACTACAGACGATCCACAACCACAAGGACCACCACCGCGCGGCCGCCGTCGTCTACCACACGCCCTTCCCGCTCCACCACACGGCTGGCGGCGTCGTCCTCCACCACTGCGAGGGTCCCGACGTCGCGCCCCACCGCCACGCCCTCCCCGACGAGGCCCTCGGTGGCCCCGACCGCCAGGAAGGGGGAGACGCCCAAACCCGCGCCCGTCGTCATCAAGCTGCCCTTCTTCCCGCAGTTCCTCACCCAGACTCGGAGCAACTGA
- the LOC113806236 gene encoding cuticle protein 65: protein MVSGKPSAAVALLVVSLAPLALASETRHYAPHTAVLGGVAGLHGAGVAGGVGHGLSAGLGHGLGAGLGLGHGVAAGFGHCKNWCKAPSGSYECCDDLKPGQCPPVRPTCPSVRSDLPPTPCTNDAYCPGTDKCCYDVCLEHRTCKPVSAFY, encoded by the exons ATG GTCAGCGGAAAGCCTTCAGCGGCGGTGGCTCTGCTCGTGGTGTCCCtggcgcccctcgccctcgcctccgaGACCCGACACTACGCCCCACACACGGCCGTCCTTGGGGGCGTGGCCGGCCTCCATGGCGCGGGGGTTGCGGGCGGCGTAGGACACGGCCTCAGTGCCGGCTTAGGACACGGTCTGGGTGCCGGACTGGGCCTCGGACACGGCGTGGCCGCAGGATTCGGCCACTGCAAGAACTGGTGCAAGGCCCCCTCGGGCAGCTACGAGTGCTGCGACGACCTCAAGCCCGGCCAGTGCCCTCCCGTCCGCCCCACGTGCCCCTCCGTCAGGAGCGACCTCCCTCCCACGCCGTGCACCAACGACGCCTACTGCCCCGGCACCGACAAGTGCTGCTACGACGTCTGTCTGGAGCACCGCACCTGCAAGCCCGTCAGCGCCTTCTACTGA
- the LOC138867782 gene encoding cuticle protein 65-like, translated as MVSGKPSVAVALFVVSLAPLALASENRHYAPHTAVLGGVAGLHGAGVAGGVGHGLSAGLGHGLGAGLGLGHGVAAGFGHCKNWCKAPSGRYECCDDLKPGQCPPVRPTCPSVRSDLPPTPCTNDAYCPGTDKCCYDVCLEHRTCKPVSAFY; from the exons ATG GTCAGCGGAAAGCCTTCAGTGGCGGTGGCTCTGTTCGTGGTGTCCCtggcgcccctcgccctcgcctccgaGAACCGACACTACGCCCCACACACGGCCGTCCTTGGGGGCGTGGCCGGCCTCCATGGCGCTGGGGTTGCGGGCGGCGTAGGACACGGCCTCAGTGCCGGCTTAGGACACGGTCTGGGTGCCGGACTGGGCCTCGGACACGGCGTGGCCGCAGGATTCGGCCACTGCAAGAACTGGTGCAAAGCCCCCTCGGGCAGATACGAGTGCTGCGACGACCTCAAGCCCGGCCAGTGCCCTCCCGTCCGCCCCACGTGCCCCTCCGTCAGGAGCGACCTCCCTCCCACGCCGTGCACCAATGACGCCTACTGCCCCGGCACCGACAAGTGCTGCTACGACGTCTGTCTAGAGCACCGCACCTGCAAGCCCGTCAGCGCCTTCTACTGA
- the LOC138867781 gene encoding DNA-binding protein Rfx5-like — MPADSPRLTPNGDAWKASYIIFERERLHHNLPSRPSYRFSPSSANPSLKMISGKPSVAVALLVAALAPLALASETRHYAPDTAVLGGVAGLHGAGLAGGVGHGLSAGLGHGLGAGLGLGHGVAAGFGQCKNWCKAPSGSYECCDDLKPGQCPPVRPTCPSVRSDLPPTPCTNDAYCPGTDKCCYDVCLEHRTCKPVSAFY; from the exons atgcCAGCGGATTCCCCACGTCTTACGCCAAATGGAGATGCCTGGAAAGCCTCCTATATAATCTTCGAGCGAGAGAGACTTCACCACAATCTGCCTTCACGTCCTAGTTACAGGTTCAGCCCCAGCTCCGCCAATCCTTCTCTAAAGATG ATCAGCGGAAAGCCTTCAGTGGCGGTGGCTCTGCTCGTGGCGGCCCtggcgcccctcgccctcgcctccgaGACCCGACACTACGCCCCAGACACGGCCGTCCTTGGGGGCGTGGCCGGCCTCCATGGCGCTGGGCTTGCGGGCGGCGTAGGACACGGCCTCAGTGCCGGCTTAGGACACGGTCTGGGCGCCGGACTGGGCCTCGGACACGGCGTGGCCGCAGGATTCGGCCAGTGCAAGAACTGGTGCAAGGCCCCCTCGGGCAGCTACGAGTGCTGCGACGACCTCAAGCCCGGCCAGTGCCCTCCCGTCCGCCCCACGTGCCCCTCCGTCAGGAGCGACCTTCCTCCCACGCCGTGCACCAACGACGCCTACTGCCCCGGCACCGACAAGTGCTGCTACGACGTCTGTCTGGAGCACCGCACCTGCAAGCCCGTCAGCGCCTTCTACTGA